In Acidobacteriota bacterium, one genomic interval encodes:
- a CDS encoding ATP-binding protein produces MDRARYLEPLVAADLPSRMVFVAGPRQVGKTTLARHVLATRTMGTYLNWDQQDDRREIRAARWPGGRSLVVLDEIHKWRGWKRWLKGEFDKHRGKLEFLVTGSARLDVYRRGGDSLQGRYHHYRLHPFSCGEALGARLRLPPPGGELPIAGPRGADAVRALMEFGGFPEPFLAQSARTARRWRKERLDRFLREDVRDLEMIREISPIQHLAEMIPMRVGSPLSINSLREDLDASHRGVAHWLDVLERLYHLFVVRPYTHRRLRGLKKMPKIYLWDWTLVDSPPARFENMIASHLLKFCHLLEDAEGLRCELTYLRDRAGHEVDFLVTLDAKPWFAVEAKLDQRAPDESLRFFGERLAIPWRYQVSLEGGRDFVQSGARCLTADRLLPGLV; encoded by the coding sequence ATGGACAGAGCACGCTATCTCGAGCCCCTCGTCGCCGCCGATCTCCCCTCGAGGATGGTCTTCGTCGCCGGCCCGCGCCAGGTGGGCAAGACGACGCTGGCGAGGCACGTCCTCGCCACGCGAACCATGGGAACCTACCTCAACTGGGACCAGCAGGACGATCGCCGGGAGATCCGGGCCGCGCGATGGCCGGGCGGCCGATCGCTCGTCGTCCTCGACGAGATCCACAAGTGGCGCGGCTGGAAACGGTGGCTCAAGGGCGAGTTCGACAAGCACCGGGGCAAGCTTGAGTTTCTGGTCACGGGAAGCGCCCGGCTCGATGTCTACCGTCGTGGAGGCGACTCGCTCCAGGGGCGCTACCACCACTACCGGCTCCACCCCTTCTCCTGCGGCGAAGCGCTCGGCGCGCGCCTCCGCCTTCCCCCTCCGGGGGGCGAGTTGCCAATCGCCGGTCCACGAGGGGCCGACGCGGTGCGCGCGTTGATGGAATTCGGAGGATTCCCCGAGCCCTTCCTCGCGCAATCCGCGCGCACCGCCCGCCGGTGGCGGAAGGAGCGGCTCGATCGCTTCCTCCGGGAGGACGTGCGGGACCTCGAGATGATCCGGGAGATCTCGCCGATCCAGCACCTTGCCGAGATGATTCCCATGCGCGTCGGCTCCCCGCTCTCGATCAACTCGCTCCGCGAGGATCTCGACGCGAGCCATCGTGGCGTGGCGCACTGGCTCGACGTGCTCGAGCGCCTCTACCATCTCTTCGTCGTGCGGCCCTACACCCACCGGCGCCTGCGCGGGCTTAAGAAAATGCCGAAGATCTACCTCTGGGACTGGACGCTGGTGGATTCACCGCCCGCGCGATTCGAGAACATGATCGCCTCGCACCTCCTGAAGTTCTGCCACCTTCTGGAGGACGCCGAGGGCCTGCGCTGCGAGCTCACGTATCTTCGTGATCGCGCCGGCCATGAGGTCGATTTTCTCGTGACGCTCGACGCGAAGCCCTGGTTCGCCGTCGAGGCGAAGCTCGATCAGCGCGCACCCGACGAGTCGCTGCGGTTCTTCGGGGAGCGCCTGGCGATTCCGTGGCGCTACCAGGT
- a CDS encoding putative Ig domain-containing protein codes for MNRTLLAVVCAALLASSTLAGSATFNVTTYADISDPTPDGVCDSCSLREAIQEANFLPGPDVINLPPGTYNLTISGADEDLGLTGDLDITDDVTIIGIGTTDIQSSVGRILHVLSGNVSIIGLRLSQGDANNDPGSGRAGGAVHNEAGSTLTLTQCTMTINQAQGGGGGIFNAGTLSLNASTLTTNSAVGTSRGGAVLNAGTMTVTNCTLSGNSSTEGGGGIYNAPGATLILNNVTLIGNSSTGGVGGGGINADPNSAVILSNTIMAGNTASGPNDDCEGAMTSLGSNLVKDADGCTGLGANDVTLLDPVLGPLQNNGGRNLTRLPLPGSPALDTGASGAACEATDQRGLLRPQGSACDEGSVEVFPSCPAVTVGPTTLPDGTAGAFYTETLAPSGGVPPYRFAIVSGAPPTGVALNPLTGELSGVPTSAGGSNFTVAAFDGNLCRGTLDLTITVASSVNCSGSTVALTPSTLPAANPGEVYSQPLVASGGTGPYLYSVTDGVLPPGLALDPNTGILAGTPTVSGTFVFVATATDADACTRSQGYTLQVRCFFTFSPTRLPSAVEGTAYLQNVAVTSGGTSPIAFAVVSGAIPPGLSLTGPGVLAGTPTAPGTYTFVVQATDENFCTGLLGYILVVDPCLTITTTTLPTAIANTPYSTMVLATGGTAPITFSLTGGAFPAGLNLDPNALSGIGLIDGAASAPGISSFTLAATNGSCSVSRDFFLVVNPAACPAIAITPTTIPNGVEGSAYNQNLMASGGAPSYAFQVAGGALPTGVMLGGSGLISGTPLVSGIFDFTAAATDANMCTGTAAYSVLVAPSVCGSLGLFPPILPNGSRGMPYDQTILATTAIPPVSYTVTAGALPPGLALDAVTGALSGTPTTTGDFTFTVTATDAAACASSLDYTVTILPDFRGTNCNLFGDAFEDGVLDPNWTYVKPAWSESNGNLVGMSSKKAMTVAAPAFAGCVNCSVEALMETSKAAKTKIVLLGWFADKKNTMELSAAAGTDLWKLAERVGGSIVAIAKAKKPIDVNVFYTVRVTFDGTKFDVFVDDLVTPLMSLTPKRAVPAGTVGFQAKGTTGTFGYVCVN; via the coding sequence GTGAACAGGACACTTCTCGCCGTCGTTTGTGCCGCGCTCCTCGCCTCGTCGACCCTCGCCGGATCGGCGACCTTCAACGTCACGACGTACGCGGACATCTCGGATCCGACCCCCGACGGAGTCTGCGACTCCTGCTCGCTGAGGGAGGCGATCCAGGAGGCGAATTTCCTCCCGGGGCCCGACGTCATCAACCTGCCGCCGGGGACGTACAACCTCACGATCTCGGGCGCGGACGAGGACCTCGGCCTCACGGGGGACCTCGACATCACCGACGACGTCACCATCATCGGCATCGGCACGACGGACATCCAGAGCAGCGTCGGGCGCATCCTGCACGTCCTCTCGGGCAACGTCTCGATCATCGGGCTCAGGCTCTCCCAGGGGGATGCGAACAATGACCCGGGGAGCGGCCGCGCGGGCGGCGCCGTGCACAACGAGGCGGGGAGCACGCTGACGTTGACCCAGTGCACCATGACGATCAACCAGGCCCAGGGCGGAGGGGGCGGCATCTTCAACGCGGGGACGCTGTCCCTCAACGCATCCACGCTCACGACGAACTCGGCGGTCGGCACGAGCCGCGGCGGCGCCGTCCTCAACGCCGGCACGATGACCGTCACCAACTGCACGCTGAGCGGGAACTCCTCGACCGAAGGGGGTGGCGGCATCTACAACGCCCCGGGGGCGACGCTCATCCTCAACAACGTCACCCTGATCGGGAATTCCTCGACGGGAGGCGTCGGGGGTGGCGGCATCAACGCCGACCCGAACAGCGCGGTGATCCTCTCGAACACCATCATGGCCGGGAACACCGCCTCGGGTCCGAACGACGACTGCGAGGGGGCGATGACCTCGCTCGGAAGCAACCTCGTGAAGGACGCCGACGGGTGCACCGGACTCGGCGCAAACGACGTGACACTGCTCGACCCGGTCCTCGGCCCGCTCCAGAACAACGGCGGCCGGAATCTCACCCGGCTGCCGCTCCCCGGCTCCCCGGCGCTCGACACCGGAGCTTCGGGCGCGGCGTGCGAGGCGACGGACCAGAGAGGCCTCCTCCGCCCGCAGGGATCCGCGTGCGACGAGGGCTCCGTCGAGGTCTTCCCGAGCTGCCCCGCGGTGACGGTCGGACCGACGACGCTTCCCGACGGAACCGCCGGGGCCTTCTACACGGAGACGCTCGCCCCGTCGGGAGGCGTTCCCCCCTACCGCTTCGCAATCGTGAGCGGCGCACCTCCCACAGGGGTCGCGCTCAACCCGCTCACCGGCGAGCTGTCCGGAGTGCCGACGAGCGCGGGCGGGAGCAACTTCACCGTCGCGGCCTTCGACGGCAACCTCTGCCGAGGGACTCTCGATCTCACCATCACTGTCGCCTCCAGCGTGAACTGCTCGGGATCGACGGTCGCCCTCACGCCGTCAACGCTCCCTGCGGCGAACCCGGGTGAGGTCTACTCCCAGCCCCTCGTCGCCTCGGGAGGGACGGGGCCGTATCTCTACAGCGTGACGGACGGCGTCCTGCCGCCGGGGCTCGCGCTCGATCCGAACACGGGGATCCTCGCCGGAACGCCGACCGTCTCCGGGACCTTCGTCTTCGTCGCGACGGCCACCGACGCCGACGCCTGCACGAGGAGCCAGGGATACACCCTTCAGGTGCGCTGCTTCTTCACCTTCTCGCCGACGCGCCTCCCCTCGGCCGTGGAGGGGACGGCGTATCTCCAGAACGTCGCCGTCACCTCGGGCGGGACGAGCCCGATCGCCTTCGCCGTCGTCAGCGGCGCGATCCCGCCGGGCCTCAGCCTCACCGGCCCCGGCGTTCTCGCGGGGACGCCGACGGCGCCGGGGACGTACACGTTCGTGGTCCAGGCGACCGACGAGAACTTCTGCACAGGGCTCCTCGGCTACATCCTCGTCGTCGACCCTTGCCTCACGATCACGACGACCACCCTCCCGACCGCGATCGCGAACACGCCCTACAGCACGATGGTCCTGGCGACCGGCGGGACCGCGCCGATCACCTTCTCGCTGACGGGTGGAGCGTTCCCGGCGGGGCTGAACCTCGATCCGAACGCCCTCTCGGGGATCGGCCTCATCGACGGCGCCGCGTCCGCGCCCGGGATCTCGAGCTTCACGCTCGCGGCCACGAACGGATCGTGCTCCGTCTCTCGCGACTTCTTCCTCGTCGTCAACCCGGCCGCGTGCCCGGCGATCGCGATCACGCCAACAACCATCCCGAACGGTGTCGAGGGATCCGCATACAACCAGAATCTGATGGCCTCCGGCGGGGCGCCGTCGTACGCCTTCCAGGTCGCCGGGGGGGCGCTTCCCACCGGCGTCATGCTCGGCGGCTCGGGACTGATCTCGGGGACCCCACTCGTCTCCGGCATCTTCGACTTCACCGCCGCGGCCACCGACGCGAACATGTGCACCGGAACCGCCGCCTACTCGGTCCTGGTGGCGCCATCGGTCTGCGGCTCCTTGGGCCTCTTCCCGCCGATCCTCCCCAACGGCTCCCGCGGGATGCCGTACGACCAGACAATTCTCGCGACGACCGCGATCCCGCCCGTCTCGTACACCGTGACGGCCGGCGCCCTACCTCCCGGGCTCGCGCTCGACGCGGTGACCGGCGCCCTCTCGGGCACGCCTACGACCACTGGGGACTTCACCTTCACCGTCACCGCCACCGACGCGGCGGCGTGCGCCTCGTCCCTCGACTACACCGTGACGATCCTCCCGGACTTCCGCGGCACGAACTGCAATCTCTTCGGCGACGCCTTCGAGGACGGCGTCCTCGATCCGAACTGGACGTACGTGAAGCCGGCGTGGAGCGAGTCGAACGGGAACCTCGTCGGGATGTCGTCGAAGAAGGCGATGACCGTCGCGGCGCCGGCCTTCGCCGGGTGCGTCAACTGCTCGGTCGAAGCGCTCATGGAGACCTCGAAGGCGGCGAAGACGAAGATCGTCCTTCTCGGCTGGTTCGCCGACAAGAAGAACACGATGGAGCTCTCGGCCGCGGCGGGGACCGACCTGTGGAAGCTCGCGGAGAGGGTCGGCGGCTCGATCGTCGCGATCGCGAAGGCGAAGAAGCCGATCGACGTGAACGTCTTCTACACGGTGAGGGTCACCTTCGACGGGACGAAGTTCGACGTCTTCGTGGACGATCTCGTCACGCCGCTCATGAGCCTCACGCCGAAGCGCGCGGTGCCGGCGGGGACGGTCGGGTTCCAGGCGAAGGGGACGACGGGGACGTTCGGGTACGTCTGCGTGAACTGA
- a CDS encoding DUF3467 domain-containing protein produces MSDEAPKQRQIPIKVTDDIVGGVYSNHMIVSHTQEEFFIDFFSMLPEAGKLSARVIVSPGHMKRISRALAENIARYEAHYGAVTEAPAPPGGGGPVN; encoded by the coding sequence ATGAGCGACGAAGCGCCCAAGCAGAGGCAGATCCCGATCAAGGTCACCGACGACATCGTGGGGGGCGTCTACTCGAACCACATGATCGTGTCGCACACGCAGGAGGAGTTCTTCATCGACTTCTTCAGCATGCTCCCCGAGGCGGGGAAGCTCTCGGCGCGCGTCATCGTGAGCCCGGGGCACATGAAGCGCATCTCCCGCGCCCTAGCCGAGAACATCGCGCGGTACGAGGCTCACTACGGCGCGGTCACCGAGGCGCCGGCTCCCCCGGGGGGCGGCGGGCCGGTGAATTGA